AAAAAAGATCAGTTAAATCTGTACCAATTAGGTTCTTTTTTGGAATCCCTAAATCAACAACTTTTTTGTTAACATAAACAATAAGTCTTTTAGTATTAATAATAAAAATTAAATCATTAACATCATCTAATATAAACCATGGATAACGTTCCTCTTCAAAATCAAAACTTTCATTTGATGATTCCTCGTATTTCTTCTGCAATTGAGATAAAATATATTCTCGTTCATTATCATTGAGTGACTTATTATAAATTATTTTTCCCAGCCTCCCTTATTTTTTATATTTTCTAACAATCAAGAATAAAAATAGAATAAGAGAAACTTTTATTCAACTTTGATTATTGTAAATTCAATATTCTTTTCACGTAGGAAATCAGTAATTTTTTTAATGACTTTTTCTCTGCTCTCTGAGATATTTTTAATTCCTCTTAGTAAAATCAGAAAATTTTCTTTTTTTATTGTAAATACATCTTCTTTTCTTATAATTGTTTTTAATTTATTAATCGCATCTTCTGTTATCCTATCATTTATTTTTATTTCAACTAATATGAAGTCTTTATCTCTTTTATTTTGCTCTAGTTCAAGAACTATATCAAATAATTCAGGAGAAAAAAAATTCCCATCTTTTACAAAGATGTTATTAGAAAAAGAATTGTTTTGTGAAATCATAGTAAAAGAAGAAAAATCATCTTTACAACCAAAATAATCTTTATATTCATTAAATAAACTTCTAGCTTTTTCTGTTTCTCCATTTTCTACATAATATTTTACCAATTTCAACCATGCATCTTCTCTTTTAGAATGTAAGAAAGCCTTTTGAATGTAGTAATGAGCATCTATTGTATTATTCATTTTCATGTATATATTTCCAATTTCTAAGAGCATATCTATATAAATTCTTTTTAAGAATTCTCTTTTGTCTCTTATCCATTCATCTTCCATATTTTCTTGTAAAAGATCATCTTTATACAAATCCACCGCTTTAGTAAACAAAAATAACCTTCTTGTGGTCTCTTTTTCTTTAAAACCCTCGTCACTTAATTTAATGAACTCTTCCATGTCGATATATATATCTTCATTCTTCGAAAATAAGCAATAGTTCTCTTTTAAAGTTAATTCATTGCTTTTTAATTTAAGATTCTTTCTAATATAATATAAAGTTGTATTTAGATTTAATCTTGCTCCCTCGTCATCAAATCCAGGCCAAAATAAATCGTAAATTTCAACAAGGGGGACTTGCCTTCCTCTATTAAGTACTAAATATTTTAATACTTCAACAGCTTTTCTCGATTTAAAAGTATCTACTTTTTGGTTATTAACATATACCTCAAATTCCCCCAACATGTAGATTTTTAACAAATTAAGTCACCTCGAAATAAAGGATAGGGGATTCACCGTGATTCATTTTTAAAATTCGTAAGTTCCAAAAGAAGAAAATACAATATTATTTGAAATAAAATTATATCCTAAAGAATTTTGAAACTCAATATTATTTATTTTATGAAATGAGCCTAAGTTAAAAAATAGATTATACTTATTTTCTATATAATTTAAACCGAAATTCATAAAAAGATTGTTTTCCATAAAGTTTGCTAATTTTTCTAACTCTCTACCTAAGTAAAAGCCAAATTGTTCAAAATTTAAAGATGTATAAAAATGCTCGCCTAAATAAAAACCAACTTCCTCGTTTGTAAGTATGTATCTCAGGTCAACTATTTTAAAAGAATTAAAATTCTTTTGCACAGAAAAATAAAAGTCATTATTAAATTTCAGACTATTATCTGTAAAAGTTACAGGGACAATTATTCCTTCAAATTCCAAATTCTCTAATTCTGTTTTATCTTGTAAAAAAACATAGAATTTATTGTTCTGAGCGTTAACTCCAACTTTTAAGTCTTTGATAATAAAACTACCATAATAACCAGCGTTTTTAAAATCTAAAAGATTACTTATTCCAACGAAAACAAGATCATTTAATTTAATATTTAATTCTGATACTAGCTCATCTTTGTTATGATAAGAAAATGAATTTTGATATATTCTAAAAGAAATACTGTTCTTCTTAACTGATTCTTGTTCTTCAATAAACTTCATTTTTTCTAGATTATTTACTAAAATATATATATCAAGAACTTTTTCTTCATTTTCATCTTCATAAGTGATAGAAGCAACATAATTATTTTTGTTTTTATTTAGATCAATAGTATCTTCGAAATACATATTAACACTATCAATAACAATTTTTGTTCTTACTTGATTCCCTAAATCATTTAAAGGTGTAATCTTAAAGGTAGCATTGATATTTCCTTTTGAGTCAAAATTAAAGGAGTATCCTTGAATTATTGATATATTACCCAGTAAAGTCTCGTTTCTAATTTGATTTTCTAAAACAGCATAAACTGAATAACTATACATTTGAGAACTTTGAGAAAAAGTTATAAGATTAAAAGTTAAAATAAAAGGAATTATTAAAAATAATATTTTTTTCATTTTTCATCAACTCCTATAAAAATAGGAGAAGCAGTCAGAAAAATCATCATTCGTTTATTTTCGTCCTTGTTCTCATTATCTCCAAATAGTAGTCGAAGAAAAGGCAGATCTTTGAGAAAAGTAGTGCCTCCATTTCTAGAATATGTTTGACTCAAATCTAAATCTCCTATCAATAATATTTCATTTGGTTTTAGATTTACTTTTGTTTCCAATTCAGATTCAGCAAGCAGATAACTATCTTTTTTCACATCCATTAAATTTGCAGATTTTGTTCGGAAAGAAATTTGAATAATCTCGTTCATCATTTTTGGAGTCATTTCTATTTCTATA
The Petrotoga sp. 9PW.55.5.1 DNA segment above includes these coding regions:
- a CDS encoding BTAD domain-containing putative transcriptional regulator, with the protein product MLKIYMLGEFEVYVNNQKVDTFKSRKAVEVLKYLVLNRGRQVPLVEIYDLFWPGFDDEGARLNLNTTLYYIRKNLKLKSNELTLKENYCLFSKNEDIYIDMEEFIKLSDEGFKEKETTRRLFLFTKAVDLYKDDLLQENMEDEWIRDKREFLKRIYIDMLLEIGNIYMKMNNTIDAHYYIQKAFLHSKREDAWLKLVKYYVENGETEKARSLFNEYKDYFGCKDDFSSFTMISQNNSFSNNIFVKDGNFFSPELFDIVLELEQNKRDKDFILVEIKINDRITEDAINKLKTIIRKEDVFTIKKENFLILLRGIKNISESREKVIKKITDFLREKNIEFTIIKVE
- a CDS encoding PAS domain-containing protein: MQKKYEESSNESFDFEEERYPWFILDDVNDLIFIINTKRLIVYVNKKVVDLGIPKKNLIGTDLTDLFYEKNIKNQINYFFHKKAQISCWYLITFFIITTTKKFLSNSSWKHLLLILKIFVF